The following coding sequences are from one Candidatus Ozemobacteraceae bacterium window:
- a CDS encoding discoidin domain-containing protein, producing the protein MSRRFANPPLPSTGRLLAGIVCIILLAVAAGAITITTPVIKTIQGKTVVPGEITYVTSKTFTMAGVSQSNRIVRVWLYMNGQLLQNNISPNLKGVWSTSVTLPGDGDYGFQVLASGVKEPFLSAKSKVATVSLDMTPPTISINVHSGDYVALKKYIAGYENLLRADVIDPTVPGAASSGLNFDSVNFYLKDYSIVGRPTVPGDVTTDYDRYLWWNPTGGDWSAAAVDRHQYYLSCYIEDKAGNQGSYTYLYYIDSTNPPPVITHVYDPFHYLGSESFTGIGEPPDNLPDENGWVKYYPYMTLYENPTKVKGYVASWSVPKDSGFDTYEIRSCARQWGTWLATPNTSNGAWQIDYNRRCPVGTHVMNIDSMDSGLLHTCDAGRQGRVPLQLIYEYGVPQRPTEMIFASGTYRLKTGSYYIKEAGDTKCPDIVVKVWPLATDQTAIIDYGWGGTAGFSPRLAQQVISSGLVYLDTPGQYDKGEVFQDLNRDSYRQANEPYFDNTPGQYDLGEPFQDLNKNTVWDPGEPYVDQPPRGPRVSDGITATLTNFLNLQMHANMRTCIRAFSTNYLGVSRCLGVIRYCVNTDYPPNVADAYCQPLPRVNPRTSAYKPTYIYFKAYTYAPGVSGCCDAYSLDYTKSWIRVVNSKDQEIIPPQKIWKAIDRQTTHQAEINCAAVNFPDGTYRVEATMEDKFGHKVVDSPTSSVFKIDNVAPNTTDEQPPPGGLSNSFPSFNARIIDPALTSDQSEGTGVELNPFKDQVWAYKRLTVDFTPVTTAYSQTMPISDPINGKAVNEYEIAFIPGMQAIYEENLEVWEKVAGKFTQTVIPSSSIQLVYNGSPTPNKLTVKRTDAMFEAGKTYVLVYQVPCFTSNDGVDRVGAVPINPITADGEYFVKIKTLDRAGNQGTVILNYSRCKVPYGTFTITPSKSLVFAGLIPPDYVSFTTSQITCRDGSTVVDGQELSFAKNGPGDPRPPDSNGLEDDGIQTPMGIPGDPPDNGRCQIDFVMNDSTAGSLYIAGFIGKASGTSPAVTVNRVNAFTISPTTVTLLITPDNPNPIASLTCANLMDTSLTLTVPDGSLATWTYNTDFDPKPANLSQSGMSYWNSTYCLDNNLTTTGWHTNSAVAGAWVRVDLGSGYAMPYTKVRLNAQGGLYKGIYNVEYSDDNTVWTTVAEGLAPTGYGWVETFWDDVGPHRYWRLRLMNTPGTGGTIREMEWQGLGATLTTDEDLAAPGIQTKVAGGAASVNISAGTKLVATVNMSIGGVTCPDRTVTFLDRHPPPPPAWILPDVTYSTGSCSLTWPYTTDIGGAGTKDFRLESSRNGAAYGLVATITMPATLKRDLTNLPEGLWSFRVAARDNDLNISSFTVATRTVIVDRTGPTAVACTDNGPGNNDPDYRFSADTNVYFYWNATDTLSGVVDVNIQVATEATFLAPVFDGWIGNVNQYCFADGQHKVTYYARVRAKDRCGNIGNWGASSDGLMVFSKEAMRPPNIPTITTIASKPVVLGQNIYTNQTANLGIAGQCEAENLIEIWLDGAYLDTCLGTASGAYVGSITMTLGTHLVSVRAQNLFGTSDFSATATVVIEQTPPTMRMKVLAKNNLPFDNRTYMSNDSVNCEMSLESISMVASDTGGSGVDMTTASMTITDINDAGNPIAVSLPYSNPVLGSTRVMSVDTARFIPLLSAPYDNILQEKHRYRVRCQVSDAAGNTAFITRDFVVDNTKPGLAAGTPATTPPNSPIKKLYVYDLDAYPWPAMPPAGAIVPLTWSVASGAFMVDPAFVNASLVSDEYSPRAILFNSIGVYGAVHVGETLNPAVQAGKDSFACKVEACWGYSSAITAAADGLGNTNTFRFPFLTVINGMLSQQLVVSDTAENRDYFTMVLNVRSPLLRPDPPSAVQFQKVADPSTVYSVYGWDALFPMTGIDIENREVFVTDNVSGVVASIAVTVMDVPQTVEIVATSGTVIANATVAPGDSHAAITLNQSDLPGKLEFQIRTVANGTRSLTVPRYQKNWYYAWIRNDTMPPEIFNAFPVANLFNRLVGADALPFPTDFNVQGKDLASETIRAYLKVAASSAALKTLTGTVVPGTLTREYDVGNAFYGFTYTLDSVPATDGTYYYVVQLEDAASPGPHTAVASFPYILDSIPPVPSKLEPADGAKVYAIDSFNAIIADPPLPDGTPGAGPNMDTARTQVIPYKLLARGAPVSDTVFSNPVLGQDATATNQLDVPVAVGASVVLCELTAASQPTDVFLDGTVTANGGDVLTVSASGMEPVKSYAVLLPMPFFTTNDGTSVVSAVTSQPITKGGYYVAFVYPLDKALNRGAPVAATSLYEAAIGEFYLYPQRTSLYAGLIPPHVATFTSSPIMTTEEMPIPGGIDVTLKTTKGSFVPEDSNNRPRDGHQVKSNADGTITFGLAATGTATGTASVQAKLGLAGATDQSVTLIPLPAFEVTPSATTIEITKNTPNPVITFNTSDIGNPGDLVPDGTLLTITTTYGTLGPADVDGTLAGHQVKVLGGRASFTLTASLLGSATVTIQAGSVTVEKAVSFIDRYPPSAPGALTFNQTLNNTGDFEVSCGASFDYGGAGLNLYVLEMSTFGTTTWGPWKVLTTSKAPVRSFYLTGLDEGRYKFRVYATDKAGNQSDYGNESGVIIVDKTKPTGSMVINNGAQFSTTRGVTLNMTAADANGVAQFRASNDGTNWSSWYPFATSYAWLLKAGDGNKVVYVQFKDNAENISISYTDGIGLDSSGPTGTFSTSKTYTTTRDIDLLFTATDMNGVASIVYSRKGPDGTLASQTSGFVPTMAHTLPVQNGTYVFYAQYFDDLGNGSEIFSATVYYDGTPPPVPTMLAEPVYSSGTVNLVSCTTVVDNISPAVLYRFQCSLDADFLSVVNGEWTEYPFWEFDSLLHNKKYYYRVQAQDGSLNKSAFSAGVFSIQDAQAPTGFYTIAATNTDPDVKISRDRTVSFIGTSLADVPSGIKNASVQVASDTTWTDISWSSGWFASTDGAVTCTPNVPNGTYLKARARFEDVAGNISAWTVTTASIAIDLEAPIATATTDWIGNTDPDHFCSSDNKITFTFNGSTDPGFVPKNMYNQSLTLDQVTLQLEVDDNQEFSSPALADSVTLSGTTTSYQFIGLSDGNYRARIQVKDKAGWTSAWGAYSDGIWVDRTKPGKPVVIDDGDYSGIPTVLHATWTSVEEGSGIQKYEVCIGTSKDGTDVVPWTNVGTATERSFTNLTLALDGVTLYYFSVRATDRAGNVSLVGYSDGIKAGDPSPPDPVTVTDDGEFTPSATTLHAIWTQSFDAQSGISRYEYAIGTASGTTNVLNATSVGINLEFTNSSLTLQDGVTYFIHVRAVNGGNTPAPWSVADGITCDLSPPPVPVMNPEPEYSSGTSNIVSCPAVIDATSGGVRYEFQRATDAAFSTGVVSSGWLVAPVFSFDGMVHGTKYWFRVRSKDAVENISAWSATVFSTQDSNPPTGSYIVDPASNLDPDVLWSRDTTVGFIATNLTDDLSGVQDVHVQIAQVSDFGTTLKDEWLGNTTGAVARTLAVSNGAYIWARAQFKDVAGNISPWYATAVPIAIDLNAPVPAATTDWIGNEDPNHQVSSDTNIMFTFSGSTDAQFVPKNIYNVDGTLKSIEIVVEVSEQPTFSSTSIATDVVLAGTATGYYYSGCVDNRYYRARIKATDHAGWSTWGAYSDGIYIDNSAPWPIAGRAFFINEGQLTTASSGVKLCITLMDWSGIASISVMSNGRPGIWTTWNYNDTSVFRNESAPQPEGVHHATIYPVPISFPVANPGGFGLWTITLRARDIYGHMSTFTEEIQYIDILSSTPIGRRDDQPDAFGERKYPIDTYDEYKGQNKYGVPGSNTGRIMRIGQ; encoded by the coding sequence TCCGGGTGACGTGACGACCGACTACGACAGATACCTCTGGTGGAACCCCACGGGCGGGGACTGGTCGGCTGCGGCCGTAGACCGGCATCAGTATTACCTGTCCTGCTACATTGAAGACAAGGCGGGCAATCAGGGAAGCTACACGTATTTATATTATATCGACTCGACGAATCCGCCGCCGGTCATCACCCACGTGTACGATCCCTTTCACTACCTGGGATCGGAATCTTTCACCGGGATAGGCGAGCCGCCGGACAATCTGCCCGATGAAAACGGCTGGGTGAAATACTACCCATACATGACGCTGTACGAGAATCCGACGAAAGTGAAGGGCTACGTGGCCTCATGGAGCGTCCCGAAAGATTCTGGGTTCGACACCTACGAGATTCGTTCGTGCGCCCGCCAGTGGGGAACCTGGCTGGCGACTCCCAATACCTCGAACGGGGCTTGGCAGATCGATTACAACCGCAGATGCCCCGTCGGCACGCATGTCATGAACATCGATTCCATGGATTCGGGCCTGCTTCACACCTGCGACGCCGGCCGCCAGGGACGAGTTCCCCTTCAGTTGATCTACGAATACGGCGTGCCCCAGAGACCCACGGAAATGATCTTCGCCAGCGGCACATACCGCTTGAAGACAGGATCCTATTACATCAAAGAGGCGGGCGACACGAAATGCCCGGACATCGTCGTGAAAGTCTGGCCTCTGGCCACCGACCAGACGGCCATCATCGACTATGGCTGGGGCGGAACCGCAGGCTTCAGCCCGCGGCTGGCTCAGCAGGTGATCTCGTCGGGACTGGTGTATCTGGATACCCCGGGCCAGTATGACAAGGGCGAAGTCTTCCAGGATCTGAACCGGGACAGCTACAGGCAGGCCAATGAACCCTATTTTGACAACACTCCAGGACAATACGACCTAGGCGAGCCCTTCCAGGACCTGAATAAGAACACCGTCTGGGATCCCGGCGAACCATACGTGGACCAGCCTCCGCGAGGGCCGCGGGTCAGCGACGGGATCACGGCGACGCTGACGAACTTCCTCAACCTGCAAATGCACGCCAACATGCGCACGTGCATCCGCGCCTTTTCGACGAACTACCTCGGCGTCTCCCGCTGTCTGGGCGTCATCCGATACTGCGTGAACACGGATTACCCTCCGAACGTCGCCGATGCCTACTGCCAGCCGCTTCCCCGCGTCAACCCGAGAACGTCGGCGTATAAGCCGACGTATATTTATTTCAAGGCGTATACGTATGCTCCCGGCGTCTCCGGCTGCTGCGACGCCTATTCTCTCGATTATACGAAGTCCTGGATCCGCGTCGTCAACAGCAAAGACCAGGAAATCATCCCGCCGCAGAAAATATGGAAAGCCATCGATCGTCAGACCACCCACCAGGCAGAGATCAACTGCGCCGCGGTGAACTTCCCGGACGGAACCTACCGGGTCGAAGCGACGATGGAGGACAAGTTCGGCCACAAGGTCGTGGATTCCCCGACCAGCTCGGTGTTCAAGATCGACAACGTGGCGCCGAACACGACCGACGAACAGCCCCCGCCCGGCGGCCTCTCGAACTCGTTCCCCAGCTTCAACGCGCGCATCATCGATCCGGCCCTCACCTCCGACCAGTCGGAAGGAACCGGCGTCGAGCTCAACCCGTTCAAAGACCAGGTGTGGGCCTACAAACGCCTGACGGTGGATTTCACCCCGGTCACGACGGCGTATTCCCAGACGATGCCGATCTCCGATCCCATCAACGGAAAGGCGGTCAACGAATACGAAATCGCGTTCATTCCCGGCATGCAGGCCATTTACGAGGAAAATCTCGAGGTCTGGGAAAAAGTCGCCGGCAAATTCACCCAGACCGTCATCCCGTCATCCTCCATACAACTCGTCTACAACGGTTCTCCGACGCCGAACAAGCTGACGGTCAAGAGAACCGACGCCATGTTCGAGGCCGGTAAAACATACGTGTTGGTATATCAGGTTCCCTGCTTTACCTCGAACGACGGCGTCGACCGCGTCGGCGCCGTGCCGATCAACCCGATCACGGCCGACGGCGAGTATTTCGTCAAGATCAAGACGCTCGACCGGGCCGGAAACCAGGGCACCGTCATTCTCAACTACTCGAGATGCAAAGTGCCGTACGGCACTTTCACGATCACCCCGTCCAAAAGCCTCGTCTTCGCGGGACTCATCCCGCCTGACTACGTGTCGTTCACCACCTCCCAGATCACGTGCCGCGACGGCAGTACCGTCGTCGACGGACAGGAGCTGTCCTTCGCCAAGAACGGTCCCGGCGACCCCCGGCCCCCCGATTCGAACGGCCTCGAGGACGACGGCATCCAGACACCCATGGGCATTCCCGGCGACCCTCCCGACAACGGCCGGTGCCAGATCGATTTCGTCATGAACGACTCGACTGCCGGTTCGCTGTACATCGCGGGGTTCATCGGCAAGGCGAGCGGCACGAGCCCGGCTGTCACGGTGAACCGGGTGAACGCCTTCACCATCAGCCCGACGACCGTCACCCTGCTGATCACCCCGGACAACCCCAACCCGATCGCCTCGCTCACCTGCGCGAACCTCATGGACACGTCGCTCACCCTGACCGTGCCCGACGGGTCGCTCGCCACCTGGACCTACAACACGGATTTCGACCCCAAGCCGGCCAACCTGAGCCAATCCGGGATGAGTTACTGGAACTCGACCTACTGTCTCGACAACAACCTGACCACTACGGGCTGGCACACGAACTCCGCCGTCGCCGGCGCCTGGGTGCGGGTCGATCTCGGTTCCGGCTACGCCATGCCCTATACGAAAGTTCGCCTGAACGCGCAGGGTGGCTTGTATAAAGGGATATATAACGTCGAGTATTCCGATGATAATACGGTCTGGACGACGGTCGCCGAGGGGCTCGCCCCGACCGGCTACGGCTGGGTCGAAACGTTCTGGGACGACGTCGGCCCCCACCGGTACTGGCGCCTCCGACTCATGAACACGCCGGGCACCGGCGGGACGATCCGCGAGATGGAATGGCAGGGGCTCGGGGCAACCCTCACGACGGACGAGGACCTCGCGGCCCCGGGGATCCAGACGAAGGTCGCGGGCGGGGCCGCGAGCGTGAACATCAGCGCGGGCACGAAGCTCGTGGCCACGGTGAACATGAGCATCGGCGGCGTGACGTGCCCGGACCGCACCGTGACCTTCCTCGACCGCCATCCCCCGCCGCCGCCCGCCTGGATTCTTCCGGACGTCACGTATTCCACCGGCAGCTGCAGCCTGACCTGGCCATACACGACGGACATCGGCGGTGCGGGAACGAAGGATTTCCGGCTCGAGAGTTCCAGAAACGGCGCGGCCTACGGCCTCGTCGCGACCATCACGATGCCCGCGACCCTGAAACGCGACCTCACGAACCTCCCCGAAGGCCTCTGGTCGTTCCGCGTCGCGGCCCGGGACAACGATCTGAACATCAGCAGCTTCACCGTCGCCACCAGAACCGTGATCGTCGACCGCACCGGCCCCACCGCCGTCGCCTGCACCGACAACGGCCCCGGCAACAACGACCCGGACTACCGCTTCTCGGCCGATACCAACGTATATTTTTACTGGAATGCGACGGACACCCTCTCGGGCGTCGTCGACGTGAACATCCAGGTCGCGACCGAAGCGACGTTCCTCGCCCCCGTTTTCGACGGCTGGATCGGCAACGTCAACCAGTACTGTTTCGCCGACGGCCAGCACAAGGTCACCTATTACGCCCGCGTCAGGGCGAAAGACCGGTGCGGGAACATCGGCAACTGGGGCGCCTCTTCCGACGGGCTGATGGTGTTTTCCAAGGAGGCCATGCGCCCGCCAAACATCCCGACCATTACGACGATCGCAAGCAAGCCGGTCGTGCTGGGCCAGAATATCTACACGAATCAGACGGCGAACCTCGGAATCGCCGGCCAGTGCGAAGCTGAAAACCTGATCGAGATCTGGTTGGACGGCGCATACCTCGACACCTGCCTCGGCACGGCTTCGGGCGCGTACGTCGGGTCGATCACCATGACGCTCGGCACGCACCTGGTGTCCGTGCGGGCCCAGAACCTGTTCGGCACCAGCGATTTTTCGGCGACCGCGACCGTCGTCATCGAGCAGACACCGCCGACGATGCGGATGAAGGTGCTCGCAAAAAACAACCTGCCGTTCGACAACCGCACCTACATGAGCAACGATTCCGTCAACTGCGAGATGAGCCTCGAAAGCATCAGCATGGTCGCATCCGACACCGGCGGTTCGGGCGTCGACATGACGACCGCCTCGATGACCATCACCGATATCAACGACGCCGGAAACCCCATCGCCGTGTCGCTTCCCTACAGTAACCCCGTCCTCGGAAGCACCCGCGTCATGTCGGTCGACACGGCGCGGTTCATCCCCCTCCTCAGCGCTCCGTACGACAACATCCTCCAGGAAAAACACCGGTACCGCGTTCGCTGCCAGGTGTCGGACGCCGCCGGCAACACGGCGTTTATCACGCGAGACTTCGTCGTCGACAACACGAAACCCGGCCTCGCCGCCGGAACGCCCGCCACCACGCCCCCGAACAGCCCGATCAAGAAACTGTACGTCTACGACCTCGATGCGTATCCCTGGCCGGCCATGCCCCCCGCCGGCGCCATTGTTCCGCTGACCTGGTCTGTCGCTTCCGGCGCTTTCATGGTCGATCCCGCGTTCGTGAACGCCTCCCTCGTCAGCGACGAGTATTCGCCCCGCGCGATTCTCTTCAACTCGATCGGCGTGTATGGGGCCGTCCACGTCGGCGAGACGCTCAATCCGGCCGTTCAGGCGGGCAAAGACTCCTTCGCCTGCAAGGTCGAAGCCTGCTGGGGCTACTCCTCCGCGATCACCGCGGCCGCGGATGGTCTGGGCAATACGAACACCTTCCGCTTCCCCTTCTTGACGGTCATCAACGGCATGCTTTCGCAGCAGCTGGTCGTATCGGACACGGCCGAGAACCGCGACTATTTCACCATGGTCCTGAACGTCCGGTCCCCGCTGTTGCGGCCCGACCCGCCGTCCGCCGTCCAGTTCCAGAAGGTCGCCGATCCGTCCACCGTCTACTCGGTCTACGGATGGGATGCGCTGTTCCCGATGACCGGCATCGACATCGAAAACCGCGAGGTGTTCGTCACCGACAACGTCTCCGGAGTCGTCGCGAGCATCGCCGTCACCGTCATGGATGTCCCGCAGACGGTCGAGATCGTCGCGACTTCCGGCACGGTCATCGCCAACGCGACGGTCGCCCCCGGCGACAGTCATGCGGCGATCACGCTCAACCAGTCGGACCTGCCGGGGAAGCTCGAGTTCCAGATCAGGACGGTCGCGAACGGCACGCGGTCGCTGACCGTTCCGAGGTATCAGAAAAACTGGTATTACGCCTGGATCCGCAACGACACGATGCCGCCTGAAATCTTCAACGCTTTCCCCGTGGCAAACCTGTTCAATCGCCTTGTCGGCGCCGATGCGCTACCCTTCCCGACCGACTTCAACGTCCAGGGAAAAGACCTCGCCAGCGAGACGATCCGCGCCTATCTCAAGGTCGCCGCGAGCTCGGCGGCGCTGAAAACACTGACCGGAACGGTGGTCCCGGGAACCCTGACCCGCGAATACGACGTCGGGAACGCCTTCTACGGATTCACCTACACCCTCGACTCGGTGCCGGCGACGGACGGAACCTACTACTACGTCGTGCAGCTCGAGGACGCCGCGTCTCCGGGCCCACACACGGCCGTCGCCTCGTTCCCCTACATCCTCGATTCCATTCCCCCGGTTCCTTCGAAGCTGGAGCCGGCCGACGGCGCAAAGGTGTACGCCATCGACTCCTTCAATGCGATCATCGCCGACCCGCCCCTCCCGGATGGAACTCCCGGCGCAGGTCCCAACATGGATACGGCCAGAACCCAGGTCATCCCGTACAAACTCCTGGCACGAGGAGCGCCGGTGAGCGATACCGTGTTCTCGAACCCGGTCCTCGGCCAGGATGCGACCGCCACGAACCAGCTCGACGTGCCCGTCGCGGTCGGGGCGTCCGTCGTTCTGTGCGAACTCACGGCCGCGAGCCAGCCGACCGACGTCTTCCTCGACGGAACCGTCACCGCGAACGGCGGCGACGTGCTGACGGTCTCTGCGAGCGGCATGGAGCCCGTGAAATCGTATGCCGTTCTGCTTCCGATGCCGTTTTTCACGACCAACGACGGGACGTCGGTGGTGTCCGCCGTCACGAGCCAGCCGATCACGAAAGGCGGCTACTACGTCGCCTTCGTATACCCGCTGGACAAGGCGCTGAACCGCGGAGCGCCCGTGGCGGCCACGTCGCTGTACGAGGCGGCCATCGGAGAGTTTTACCTCTATCCCCAGCGCACCTCACTCTACGCCGGCCTCATTCCCCCTCACGTGGCGACGTTCACCTCCTCGCCGATCATGACGACCGAAGAAATGCCGATCCCGGGCGGGATCGACGTGACGCTGAAAACCACCAAGGGGTCCTTCGTGCCGGAGGATTCGAACAACAGGCCGAGAGACGGGCATCAGGTCAAATCGAACGCCGACGGCACCATCACCTTCGGACTCGCCGCGACGGGCACCGCGACGGGCACCGCGAGCGTCCAGGCGAAACTCGGCCTCGCCGGCGCCACGGACCAGAGCGTCACGCTGATTCCCCTGCCTGCATTCGAGGTCACCCCTTCGGCGACCACAATCGAGATCACCAAGAACACGCCGAATCCGGTCATCACCTTCAACACGTCTGACATCGGAAATCCCGGCGACCTCGTTCCCGACGGAACCCTGTTGACGATCACGACGACCTATGGAACCCTCGGGCCGGCCGATGTCGACGGGACGCTGGCCGGGCACCAGGTCAAGGTTCTGGGCGGACGGGCGAGCTTCACGCTCACTGCTTCCCTGCTCGGATCCGCCACCGTCACCATTCAGGCGGGCAGCGTGACCGTCGAAAAGGCGGTGTCGTTCATCGACCGTTATCCTCCTTCCGCGCCGGGGGCGCTGACGTTCAATCAGACCCTCAACAACACGGGCGATTTCGAAGTCTCGTGCGGCGCGTCCTTCGACTACGGCGGAGCGGGGCTCAATCTGTACGTTCTCGAGATGAGCACCTTCGGCACCACCACCTGGGGACCATGGAAGGTGCTCACGACCAGCAAGGCGCCGGTCCGCTCCTTCTACCTGACGGGGCTCGACGAGGGGCGATACAAGTTCCGGGTGTACGCGACCGATAAAGCCGGCAACCAGAGCGATTACGGCAACGAGAGCGGCGTCATCATCGTCGATAAAACCAAGCCGACGGGGTCGATGGTCATCAACAACGGGGCTCAGTTCTCGACGACCCGCGGCGTCACCCTGAATATGACGGCCGCCGACGCGAACGGGGTCGCGCAGTTCCGCGCCAGTAACGACGGCACGAACTGGTCGAGCTGGTATCCCTTCGCGACCTCCTACGCCTGGCTGTTGAAAGCCGGCGACGGAAACAAGGTCGTCTACGTCCAGTTCAAAGATAATGCCGAAAATATATCAATCTCCTACACCGACGGTATCGGCCTCGACTCGTCCGGTCCCACCGGAACGTTCAGCACCAGCAAAACGTACACGACGACGCGAGACATCGACCTGCTGTTCACCGCGACGGACATGAACGGCGTCGCTTCGATCGTGTATTCCCGCAAGGGCCCCGACGGCACGCTGGCCAGCCAGACCTCGGGGTTCGTCCCGACCATGGCCCACACGCTTCCGGTCCAGAACGGAACCTACGTTTTCTACGCCCAGTATTTCGACGACCTCGGGAACGGATCGGAAATCTTCTCCGCGACCGTCTACTACGACGGAACCCCGCCGCCGGTGCCGACGATGCTGGCCGAGCCCGTCTACTCCTCTGGAACCGTCAACCTGGTATCCTGCACGACGGTCGTGGATAATATATCTCCTGCAGTATTATATCGTTTTCAATGCTCGCTTGACGCCGACTTTTTGAGCGTCGTCAACGGCGAATGGACGGAGTATCCCTTCTGGGAGTTCGACTCCCTGCTGCATAACAAAAAGTATTATTATCGCGTCCAGGCCCAGGACGGCTCGCTCAACAAGAGCGCCTTTTCCGCCGGCGTCTTTTCGATCCAGGATGCTCAGGCTCCGACCGGCTTTTACACCATTGCGGCCACGAATACCGACCCCGACGTCAAAATTTCGCGCGACAGGACCGTTTCGTTCATCGGGACGAGCCTGGCCGACGTTCCGTCAGGGATCAAGAACGCCTCCGTCCAGGTGGCGAGCGACACGACCTGGACGGATATTTCCTGGTCCTCAGGCTGGTTTGCGAGCACCGACGGCGCCGTAACCTGCACGCCGAACGTGCCGAACGGAACGTATCTCAAGGCCCGCGCCCGGTTTGAAGATGTCGCGGGGAATATTTCCGCATGGACGGTGACCACCGCCTCGATCGCCATCGACCTGGAGGCGCCGATCGCCACCGCGACGACAGACTGGATCGGAAATACCGATCCGGACCACTTCTGCTCGAGCGACAACAAGATCACCTTCACCTTCAATGGCTCGACCGATCCGGGCTTCGTTCCGAAAAACATGTATAACCAGAGCCTGACTCTCGACCAGGTCACCCTGCAGCTCGAAGTCGACGACAATCAGGAGTTCTCGTCGCCCGCGCTGGCGGACTCCGTCACCCTTTCGGGAACGACGACCTCATACCAGTTCATCGGACTCTCTGACGGAAATTATCGGGCCCGCATCCAGGTCAAAGATAAAGCCGGCTGGACGAGCGCCTGGGGGGCATACTCCGATGGCATCTGGGTCGACAGGACCAAGCCGGGGAAGCCGGTGGTCATCGACGACGGAGACTATTCGGGCATTCCGACGGTTCTTCATGCAACCTGGACGTCGGTCGAGGAGGGAAGCGGTATTCAGAAATACGAGGTCTGCATCGGAACCTCGAAAGACGGCACGGACGTCGTTCCCTGGACGAATGTCGGAACGGCGACCGAGCGGAGCTTCACGAACCTCACCCTCGCTCTCGACGGCGTGACGCTGTACTACTTCAGCGTTCGGGCGACCGACAGGGCCGGAAACGTATCGCTGGTCGGCTATTCCGACGGCATCAAGGCAGGCGACCCGTCGCCTCCTGACCCCGTGACGGTCACCGACGACGGCGAGTTCACGCCCTCGGCGACGACCCTGCATGCGATCTGGACGCAGAGTTTCGACGCCCAGTCGGGCATCAGTCGCTACGAATATGCCATCGGCACCGCAAGCGGAACCACGAACGTTCTCAACGCGACGTCGGTCGGCATCAACCTCGAGTTCACCAACTCGTCGCTTACCTTGCAGGATGGGGTGACCTATTTCATTCATGTGCGCGCCGTAAACGGCGGCAACACGCCGGCGCCGTGGTCTGTCGCCGACGGCATCACCTGCGACCTTTCGCCTCCGCCGGTTCCGGTGATGAACCCCGAACCGGAATACTCCTCCGGAACCTCGAACATCGTTTCGTGCCCCGCCGTGATCGATGCCACCTCGGGCGGGGTGCGGTACGAGTTCCAGCGCGCCACCGATGCCGCCTTCTCGACGGGTGTCGTGAGCAGCGGCTGGCTGGTGGCCCCGGTCTTCAGCTTCGACGGCATGGTGCACGGCACCAAATACTGGTTCCGGGTCCGGTCGAAGGATGCGGTCGAGAATATCAGCGCCTGGTCGGCCACGGTGTTCTCGACCCAGGACTCGAATCCCCCGACCGGTTCGTATATCGTGGATCCGGCTTCCAACCTCGATCCCGACGTGCTCTGGTCGCGCGACACGACGGTGGGGTTCATCGCCACGAATTTGACCGACGATCTTTCGGGCGTGCAGGATGTGCATGTACAGATCGCCCAGGTTTCTGATTTCGGAACGACCCTCAAGGACGAGTGGCTAGGGAATACGACGGGGGCCGTGGCGCGGACGCTCGCCGTTTCCAACGGGGCGTACATCTGGGCTCGCGCCCAGTTCAAGGACGTCGCGGGGAACATCTCACCGTGGTATGCGACGGCGGTTCCGATCGCGATCGACCTGAACGCCCCCGTTCCCGCCGCGACGACGGACTGGATCGGAAACGAGGATCCGAACCACCAGGTGTCGAGCGATACGAACATCATGTTCACGTTCTCCGGCTCGACCGACGCCCAGTTCGTCCCGAAGAACATCTACAACGTCGACGGGACGCTCAAATCGATCGAGATCGTCGTGGAAGTGTCGGAACAGCCGACCTTCTCATCGACGTCGATCGCGACTGACGTGGTGCTGGCCGGCACGGCGACGGGGTATTACTACTCGGGCTGCGTCGACAACAGGTATTATCGCGCCCGCATCAAAGCCACCGATCATGCGGGGTGGTCGACGTGGGGTGCGTATTCCGACGGCATCTACATCGACAACTCGGCCCCGTGGCCGATCGCCGGCCGAGCCTTCTTCATCAACGAAGGGCAGCTGACGACGGCTTCGAGCGGCGTGAAGTTGTGCATCACCCTGATGGACTGGAGCGGCATCGCCTCGATTTCCGTCATGTCGAACGGCCGGCCGGGCATCTGGACGACGTGGAACTACAACGATACCTCGGTGTTCAGAAATGAATCCGCACCACAGCCCGAGGGCGTGCATCACGCAACGATCTATCCTGTGCCGATCTCGTTCCCGGTGGCGAACCCCGGCGGCTTCGGCCTCTGGACGATAACGCTGCGCGCCCGTGATATCTACGGCCACATGAGCACGTTCACCGAGGAGATCCAATACATCGACATCCTGTCGTCGACGCCTATCGGCAGGCGCGATGACCAGCCGGACGCCTTCGGCGAGAGAAAATACCCGATCGACACCTACGACGAATACAAGGGTCAGAACAAATACGGCGTCCCCGGCTCCAATACCGGCCGCATCATGCGCATCGGCCAGTAG